The following proteins come from a genomic window of Streptomyces liliiviolaceus:
- a CDS encoding carboxylate--amine ligase produces MAKSTASVPLYPDREVPGLIVKFGDYPLHHGGVGAIRSLGRLGVPMYAITEDRYTPAAVSRHLRRAFVWPTTGTERAERLVEGLLRVGRGIGRPAVLIPTDEEAVVLIAEHQAELTGSFLFPRVAAGLPRRLASKQGLHELCVEHGVPSPEAAFPESYGEIEDFAAKARFPLVAKNREAFVRRARPAVHGTTRIATQEGLLRLARDWGEPPGVILQEYLPREDAEDWIVHAYFDADSAPLAMFTGVKVRSWPPHAGMTANAYVVDNPELADLAARFIKQIGFSGVVDLDLRFDRRDGRYKLLDFNPRMGAQFRLFENESGIDVIRAMHLDLTGRAVPEGEQLAGRRYIVENIDLPALLAYRRSGYTTPHAPDRPSGTELAWLAADDLRPFFTMLARFVRPGAKHLYQLWRDGRRGARVASGHR; encoded by the coding sequence GTGGCCAAAAGCACTGCCAGCGTGCCGTTGTATCCGGATCGGGAAGTACCCGGCCTGATCGTGAAGTTCGGCGACTACCCGCTCCATCACGGCGGAGTGGGCGCGATCCGCAGCCTCGGCCGGCTGGGCGTGCCGATGTACGCGATCACCGAGGACAGATACACGCCTGCCGCGGTCTCGCGCCATCTGCGGCGCGCGTTCGTCTGGCCGACCACGGGGACGGAGCGGGCGGAGCGGCTCGTCGAGGGGCTGCTGCGTGTCGGGCGTGGGATCGGCCGCCCCGCGGTCCTCATCCCGACCGACGAGGAGGCCGTGGTCCTGATCGCCGAGCACCAGGCCGAACTCACGGGAAGCTTTCTGTTCCCCAGGGTGGCGGCCGGGCTGCCCCGGCGCCTGGCCAGCAAGCAGGGACTGCACGAGCTCTGCGTCGAGCACGGCGTACCCAGCCCGGAGGCGGCGTTCCCGGAGTCGTACGGGGAGATCGAGGACTTCGCGGCGAAGGCGAGGTTCCCGCTCGTGGCGAAGAACCGCGAGGCGTTCGTGCGCCGCGCGCGGCCGGCCGTGCACGGGACGACGCGCATCGCCACCCAGGAGGGCCTGTTACGGCTCGCCCGCGACTGGGGTGAGCCGCCGGGCGTCATCCTTCAGGAGTATCTGCCGCGGGAGGACGCCGAGGACTGGATCGTGCACGCCTACTTCGACGCGGACTCGGCGCCGCTCGCGATGTTCACCGGCGTCAAGGTCCGCTCCTGGCCCCCGCACGCGGGCATGACGGCGAACGCGTACGTCGTCGACAACCCCGAACTGGCGGACCTGGCGGCGCGGTTCATCAAACAGATCGGCTTCAGCGGCGTCGTCGACCTCGATCTGCGCTTCGACCGCCGCGACGGCCGGTACAAACTGCTCGACTTCAATCCGCGGATGGGCGCCCAGTTCCGGCTCTTCGAGAACGAGTCGGGGATCGACGTCATCCGCGCCATGCATCTGGATCTGACCGGACGGGCCGTTCCGGAGGGGGAACAGCTCGCCGGCCGGCGCTACATCGTGGAGAACATCGACCTGCCGGCCCTGCTCGCGTACCGCCGCAGCGGCTATACGACCCCGCACGCTCCCGACCGCCCGAGCGGTACGGAGCTGGCGTGGCTGGCGGCGGACGACCTGCGGCCGTTCTTCACGATGCTCGCGCGCTTCGTACGGCCCGGCGCGAAGCATCTGTACCAGCTGTGGAGGGACGGCCGCCGCGGAGCCCGGGTGGCATCCGGCCACCGATGA
- the nuoN gene encoding NADH-quinone oxidoreductase subunit NuoN, which produces MSATAVHSLWTTAADPIQKIDAPNIEYGQLSPTLIVIGAAVIGILVEAFVPRRSRYYVQVFVSVVALAAAFAAVVALAASGYGTTKAGIAAMGAVAVDGPALFLQGVILLAGVLGVFTFAERRLDPVAHGNRVDSFAAQAASVPGSDSEKAAVKAGFTTTEVFPLLLFAIGGMLVFPAANDLLTLFIALEVFSLPLYLLCAVARRKRIMSQEAAVKYFLLGAFASAFTLFGIALLYGYAGSVSYATIAQVVDGTVETVNPALADTMGNDALLLVGAAMVVMGLLFKVGAVPFHMWTPDVYQGAPTPVTGFMAAATKVAAFGALLRLLYVVLPGLRWDWRPVMMGVAVVTMLGGAIVAITQTDIKRLLAYSSIAHAGFILAGVIAMTPDGVSSVLFYLGAYSFVTIGAFAVVTLVRDAGGEATHLSKWAGLGRRSPLVAAVFAVYLLAFAGIPLTSGFAGKFAVFKAAAEGGAGALVVVGVISSAIAAFFYIRVIVLMFFSEPRPEGPTVAVPSPLTMTAIAVGVAVTLVLGVAPQYFLDLAGQAGVFVR; this is translated from the coding sequence GTGAGCGCTACAGCCGTCCACAGCCTGTGGACAACGGCGGCCGATCCGATCCAGAAGATCGACGCGCCGAACATCGAGTACGGGCAACTGTCGCCCACCCTGATCGTCATCGGGGCGGCGGTGATCGGCATCCTGGTCGAGGCCTTCGTGCCCCGCAGGTCCCGCTACTACGTGCAGGTCTTCGTGTCCGTCGTCGCCCTCGCCGCCGCGTTCGCCGCGGTGGTCGCCCTCGCGGCGAGCGGCTACGGCACCACGAAGGCCGGTATCGCCGCGATGGGCGCCGTCGCGGTCGACGGTCCCGCGCTCTTCCTGCAGGGCGTCATCCTGCTGGCCGGTGTACTGGGCGTGTTCACGTTCGCCGAACGGCGCCTCGATCCCGTGGCGCACGGCAACCGCGTCGACTCGTTCGCGGCGCAGGCCGCCTCCGTACCGGGCAGTGACAGCGAGAAGGCCGCGGTCAAGGCGGGATTCACCACCACCGAGGTGTTCCCGCTGCTGCTCTTCGCCATCGGCGGCATGCTCGTCTTCCCGGCGGCGAACGACCTGCTGACCCTCTTCATCGCGCTGGAGGTCTTCTCGCTGCCGCTCTACCTGCTGTGCGCCGTGGCCCGCCGCAAGCGGATCATGTCGCAGGAGGCCGCGGTCAAGTACTTCCTGCTCGGCGCGTTCGCCTCCGCGTTCACCCTCTTCGGCATCGCCCTGCTCTACGGCTACGCCGGCTCCGTGTCGTACGCGACGATCGCCCAGGTCGTCGACGGCACGGTCGAGACGGTGAACCCTGCCCTCGCCGACACCATGGGCAACGACGCGCTGCTGCTCGTCGGCGCCGCGATGGTCGTCATGGGCCTGCTGTTCAAGGTCGGCGCGGTGCCGTTCCACATGTGGACCCCGGACGTCTACCAGGGCGCTCCGACCCCGGTGACCGGCTTCATGGCCGCCGCGACCAAGGTGGCCGCCTTCGGCGCGCTGCTGCGGCTCCTGTACGTCGTCCTGCCGGGCCTGCGCTGGGACTGGCGGCCGGTGATGATGGGCGTCGCGGTCGTCACCATGCTGGGCGGCGCGATCGTCGCGATCACCCAGACCGACATCAAGCGGCTCCTCGCGTACTCGTCCATCGCGCACGCGGGATTCATCCTCGCGGGTGTCATCGCGATGACACCGGACGGTGTGTCGTCGGTGCTCTTCTACCTGGGCGCCTACTCGTTCGTGACGATCGGCGCGTTCGCGGTGGTCACCCTCGTCCGTGACGCGGGCGGCGAGGCCACGCACCTGTCCAAGTGGGCCGGCCTCGGACGCAGGTCACCGCTGGTGGCGGCCGTGTTCGCGGTCTATCTGCTGGCCTTCGCGGGCATCCCGCTGACCTCCGGCTTCGCGGGCAAGTTCGCCGTGTTCAAGGCGGCGGCCGAGGGCGGCGCGGGCGCGCTGGTCGTGGTCGGTGTGATCTCGTCGGCCATCGCGGCGTTCTTCTACATCCGCGTGATCGTGCTGATGTTCTTCAGCGAGCCGCGTCCGGAGGGACCCACGGTCGCCGTGCCGTCGCCCCTGACGATGACGGCCATCGCGGTGGGCGTGGCGGTCACGCTGGTGCTCGGTGTGGCGCCGCAGTACTTCCTGGACCTGGCGGGGCAGGCGGGCGTCTTCGTCCGCTGA
- the recQ gene encoding DNA helicase RecQ encodes MGGTGVMTEVAESEALGTLHRVFGYEAFRGEQEAVIEHVVSGGDAVVLMPTGGGKSLCYQIPALVRPGTGVVVSPLIALMQDQVDALRALGVRAGFMNSTQDFDERRTVEAEFLAGELDLIYLAPERLRLESTLDLLKRGDISVFAIDEAHCVSSWGHDFRPDYLSLSLLGERWPDVPRIALTATATHATHTEITERLGMPDARHFVASFDRPNIQYRIVPKADPKKQLLAFLKEEHAGDAGIVYCLSRNSVEKTAEFLARNGIAAVPYHAGLDAGTRAAHQSRFLREEGLVVCATIAFGMGIDKPDVRFVAHLDLPKSVEGYYQETGRAGRDGMPSTAWMAYGLNDVIQQRKMIQSSEGDEAFRRRAAAHLEAMLALCETARCRRGQLLAYFGQDDVAEACGNCDTCLAPPETWDGTVAAQKVLSTVVRLQRERGQKFGAIQIVDILLGRKTAKVIQFDHDQLSVFGIGEELDEGAWRGVVRQMLAQGLLAVEGAYGTLVLTEASGTVLRREREVPLRKEQPKPATSRGSSSSSGSGRAERKAKAAAAAAEMPSELLPAFEALRSWRAGQAKEQGVPAYVIFHDATLREIATLWPTSVPELGGISGIGEKKLATYGEGVVGVLASLEKPAGTQEPTPERRSDGDPDLHWPEMEPEPEPEDWM; translated from the coding sequence ATGGGCGGGACGGGTGTGATGACAGAGGTGGCGGAGAGCGAAGCGCTCGGAACGCTCCACCGGGTCTTCGGTTACGAGGCCTTCCGCGGCGAGCAGGAAGCCGTCATCGAGCATGTGGTGAGCGGCGGGGACGCGGTCGTCCTCATGCCCACGGGCGGCGGAAAGTCGCTCTGCTACCAGATTCCGGCCCTGGTCAGACCGGGTACGGGGGTGGTGGTCTCCCCGCTCATCGCGCTGATGCAGGACCAGGTGGACGCGCTGCGGGCACTGGGCGTGCGCGCCGGGTTCATGAACTCCACGCAGGACTTCGACGAGCGGCGCACGGTCGAGGCGGAGTTCCTCGCGGGCGAGCTCGACCTGATCTATCTCGCGCCGGAGCGGCTGCGCCTGGAGTCCACGCTCGACCTCCTCAAGCGCGGCGACATCTCCGTCTTCGCCATCGACGAGGCGCACTGCGTGTCCTCGTGGGGCCACGACTTCCGTCCCGACTACCTCTCGCTCTCCCTGCTGGGCGAGCGCTGGCCGGACGTCCCGCGCATCGCGCTGACCGCGACGGCCACGCACGCGACGCACACGGAGATCACCGAGCGTCTGGGCATGCCGGACGCCCGCCACTTCGTGGCCAGCTTCGACCGGCCCAACATCCAGTACCGGATCGTGCCGAAGGCCGACCCCAAGAAGCAGCTGCTGGCCTTCCTCAAGGAGGAGCACGCGGGCGACGCGGGCATCGTGTACTGCCTGTCGCGCAACTCGGTGGAGAAGACGGCCGAGTTCCTCGCCCGCAACGGCATCGCGGCGGTGCCGTACCACGCGGGCCTCGACGCGGGCACGCGCGCCGCCCATCAGTCGCGGTTCCTGCGTGAGGAGGGCCTGGTGGTGTGCGCGACCATCGCCTTCGGCATGGGCATCGACAAGCCGGACGTCCGGTTCGTCGCCCACCTCGACCTGCCCAAGTCCGTCGAGGGCTACTACCAGGAGACGGGCCGCGCGGGCCGTGACGGAATGCCGTCCACGGCCTGGATGGCCTACGGCCTGAACGACGTCATACAACAGCGCAAGATGATCCAGTCGAGCGAGGGCGACGAGGCGTTCCGCCGCCGGGCCGCCGCGCATCTCGAAGCGATGCTCGCGCTGTGCGAGACCGCCCGGTGCCGGCGCGGTCAGCTGCTCGCCTACTTCGGCCAGGACGACGTGGCCGAGGCGTGCGGGAACTGCGACACCTGTCTGGCCCCGCCCGAGACCTGGGACGGCACGGTCGCGGCGCAGAAGGTGCTGTCCACGGTGGTGCGGTTGCAGCGTGAACGGGGGCAGAAGTTCGGGGCGATCCAGATCGTCGACATCCTGCTCGGGCGCAAGACGGCCAAGGTCATCCAGTTCGACCACGACCAGCTGTCCGTCTTCGGTATCGGCGAGGAGCTGGACGAGGGCGCGTGGCGCGGTGTCGTCCGGCAGATGCTGGCCCAGGGCCTCCTTGCGGTCGAGGGCGCCTACGGGACGCTGGTGCTGACGGAGGCTAGCGGCACGGTGCTGCGGCGCGAGCGGGAGGTGCCGCTCCGCAAGGAGCAGCCGAAGCCGGCGACGTCCCGCGGCTCGTCCTCCTCGTCCGGTTCCGGCCGGGCCGAGCGCAAGGCCAAGGCGGCGGCCGCGGCGGCCGAGATGCCCTCCGAACTGCTCCCCGCCTTCGAGGCGCTGCGCAGCTGGCGCGCGGGCCAGGCCAAGGAACAGGGAGTCCCGGCGTACGTCATCTTCCACGACGCGACGCTCCGCGAGATCGCCACCCTGTGGCCCACCTCCGTCCCGGAGCTGGGCGGCATCAGCGGCATCGGCGAGAAGAAGCTCGCGACGTACGGGGAGGGCGTGGTCGGTGTCCTGGCGTCCCTGGAGAAGCCCGCGGGCACCCAGGAGCCGACCCCTGAGCGACGCAGCGACGGAGACCCCGACCTCCACTGGCCGGAAATGGAACCGGAGCCGGAACCGGAGGACTGGATGTAG
- the fahA gene encoding fumarylacetoacetase: MPPFDVPEGDPFGPHNLPYGVFSLNNAPDGSPDGAGRRSVGVRLGDHVLDAGAAAVELGSPYAALLARPTLNPLLAAGRTAWSDVRRALTAWVTVPAHRETVAPLIHPLSEVTLHLPFEVADYVDFYASENHARNVGQIFRPDAEDSLTPNWKHLPIGYHGRSGTVVVSGTDVVRPAGQRKAPADPAPVFGPSVRLDIEAEVGFVVGTPSPMGTPVPLGDFRDHVFGLCLLNDWSARDLQAWEYVPLGPFLGKSFATSVSAWITPLDALEDARVAPPARTHPLLPYLDDTSEDASEDPGGYDLRISVAVNGHVVSEPPFSTMYWTAAQQLAHMTVNGASLRTGDLYGSGTVSGASDGERGSLLELTWNGRDVLELPTGKRTFLEDGDVVTLTAWAPGPDGTRVGLGEVTGRVVAGA; encoded by the coding sequence ATGCCCCCCTTCGATGTCCCCGAGGGCGATCCCTTCGGCCCGCACAATCTTCCGTACGGCGTCTTCTCCCTGAACAACGCCCCGGACGGCTCCCCGGACGGCGCCGGTCGCCGGAGTGTGGGCGTGCGGCTGGGCGACCACGTCCTGGACGCGGGGGCCGCCGCGGTGGAACTGGGCTCCCCGTACGCCGCCCTGCTCGCCCGCCCCACCCTCAACCCGCTCCTCGCGGCCGGCCGCACGGCGTGGTCGGACGTCCGGCGGGCGCTCACCGCGTGGGTGACGGTGCCCGCCCACCGCGAGACCGTCGCGCCGCTGATCCACCCGCTCTCCGAGGTGACCCTCCATCTCCCCTTCGAGGTGGCCGACTACGTCGACTTCTACGCCTCCGAGAACCACGCCCGGAACGTCGGCCAGATCTTCCGGCCCGACGCCGAGGACTCCCTCACCCCCAACTGGAAGCACCTGCCCATCGGTTACCACGGCCGGTCGGGCACGGTCGTGGTCTCCGGGACCGACGTCGTACGCCCCGCCGGCCAGCGCAAGGCCCCGGCGGACCCGGCGCCGGTCTTCGGCCCGTCCGTCCGACTGGACATCGAGGCGGAGGTCGGCTTCGTCGTCGGCACGCCCTCCCCGATGGGCACGCCGGTGCCGCTGGGCGACTTCCGCGACCACGTCTTCGGCCTCTGCCTCCTCAACGACTGGTCCGCGCGCGACCTCCAGGCCTGGGAGTACGTCCCTCTCGGCCCCTTCCTCGGCAAGTCCTTCGCCACGTCGGTGTCGGCCTGGATCACTCCGCTCGACGCGCTGGAGGACGCCCGGGTCGCGCCCCCGGCGCGCACGCACCCCCTCCTGCCCTACCTGGACGACACCTCCGAGGACGCCTCGGAGGACCCGGGCGGCTACGACCTGCGCATCTCCGTCGCCGTCAACGGACATGTGGTGTCCGAGCCGCCGTTCTCCACGATGTACTGGACGGCCGCGCAGCAGTTGGCCCACATGACCGTGAACGGGGCCTCGCTGCGTACGGGTGATCTGTACGGGTCGGGCACGGTGAGCGGGGCCTCTGACGGGGAACGGGGGTCGCTCCTCGAACTGACCTGGAACGGCCGGGACGTTCTCGAACTCCCCACCGGCAAGCGGACGTTCCTGGAGGACGGGGATGTCGTGACGCTGACGGCGTGGGCTCCCGGCCCTGACGGCACGCGGGTCGGTCTCGGTGAGGTGACCGGGCGCGTCGTGGCGGGCGCGTAG
- a CDS encoding FAD-dependent oxidoreductase, whose product MMEPVAVIGAGPFGLSTAAHLRARGIPVRVFGEPMVSWRANMPQGMLLKSTPAASNIDAPQPGHDLVDYCDAAGVPRLVTDEDIIPVETFVAYGEWFRQRLVPELERVRVVSVDRRSDLRGFELKLDSGEVFTARAVVVATGLSGLAHLPRELAGAAPDGPTPTGPVSHSSQLHDLSRFSGRELIVVGAGQSALETAALAAEAGAQVRVVARGKGSVDFGAPPWQQPLLRPESPFGRAWSLWALTYYPHPYRHLPPGIRHFLVRSVLGPLGAWWLRDRFEGKVRVNEVARILRASGETAGRPALTVRTLGGRVEELSADHIVAATGYRVDLAAMDFLGHELRTRLAVSRGTPRLGAGFSSSVPGLYFTGLPAAASYGPVMRFVCGTEFASPRLVRHLAARHR is encoded by the coding sequence GTGATGGAGCCGGTGGCAGTGATCGGTGCCGGGCCTTTCGGCCTGTCCACCGCCGCGCATCTGAGGGCGCGCGGCATTCCGGTACGGGTGTTCGGTGAACCCATGGTGAGCTGGCGGGCGAACATGCCCCAGGGGATGCTCCTCAAATCGACGCCGGCCGCCTCGAACATCGACGCCCCGCAGCCGGGGCACGACCTCGTCGACTACTGCGACGCGGCGGGCGTTCCCCGCCTGGTCACGGACGAGGACATCATCCCGGTCGAGACGTTCGTCGCGTACGGGGAGTGGTTCCGGCAGCGGCTCGTGCCGGAACTGGAACGGGTGCGCGTCGTCTCGGTCGACCGCCGCTCCGACCTGCGGGGCTTCGAACTCAAGCTGGACTCGGGGGAGGTGTTCACCGCGCGGGCGGTCGTCGTGGCGACCGGTCTGTCCGGCCTCGCGCATCTGCCCCGCGAACTGGCCGGGGCCGCGCCCGACGGGCCGACGCCCACCGGCCCCGTCTCGCACAGCTCGCAACTGCACGACCTGTCCCGGTTCTCCGGCAGGGAACTGATCGTCGTCGGCGCGGGCCAGTCCGCCCTGGAGACGGCGGCGCTCGCCGCCGAGGCGGGCGCACAGGTGCGCGTGGTGGCGCGCGGAAAGGGGTCTGTCGACTTCGGCGCGCCCCCGTGGCAGCAGCCGTTGCTGCGCCCCGAGTCACCCTTCGGCCGGGCCTGGTCCTTGTGGGCCCTCACCTACTACCCGCACCCGTACCGTCATCTGCCGCCGGGAATCCGGCACTTCCTGGTCCGCAGCGTCCTCGGCCCCCTCGGCGCCTGGTGGCTGCGCGACCGGTTCGAGGGAAAAGTGCGGGTGAACGAGGTGGCGCGGATCCTGCGCGCCTCCGGGGAGACGGCCGGGCGGCCCGCCCTCACCGTCCGGACCCTCGGCGGCCGCGTCGAGGAACTGTCCGCGGACCACATCGTCGCCGCCACCGGCTACCGCGTCGACCTCGCCGCGATGGACTTCCTCGGCCATGAGCTGCGGACCCGGCTGGCCGTCAGCCGCGGAACACCGAGGCTGGGCGCCGGATTCAGCTCCTCCGTGCCCGGTCTGTACTTCACCGGACTGCCGGCCGCGGCCTCGTACGGGCCGGTGATGCGGTTCGTGTGCGGGACGGAGTTCGCCTCGCCGCGGCTGGTCCGGCATCTGGCGGCACGGCACCGCTGA
- a CDS encoding NADH-quinone oxidoreductase subunit M produces MSFPLLTATAALPAIGAIATAAVPAARRTAAKWLALLVSLATLALAVVVLVRFDPVGDRYQLTESHSWIKDFGVRYELGVDGIAVALIALTALLIPFVILAGWHDADPLETHSSRWRPTQGFFALILAVEAMVIISFEATDVFLFYIFFEAMLIPMYFLIGGFGDRAHAGSDEHAAAQRSYAAVKFLLYNLAGGLIMLAAVIGLYVVAGNFSLQEIAEARANGSLDMATNTERWLFLGFFFAFAVKAPLWPLHTWLPNAMGESTAPVAVLITAVVDKVGTFAMLRFCLQLFPEASKWATPVILVLALISIVYGALLAVGQRDIKRLVAYASISHFGFIIMGIFAMTSQGQSGATLYMVNHGISTAALMLVAGFLITRRGSRLIADYGGVQKVAPVLAGTFLIGSLATLSLPGLAPFVSEFLVLIGTFARYPVIGIIATFGIVLAALYTLVLYQRTMTGPVKPEVSAMPDLKVRELVVVAPLIALLIFLGVYPKPLTDIVNPAVKQTMSDVHKKDPKPEVEAAK; encoded by the coding sequence ATGTCCTTTCCTCTGCTGACAGCGACGGCGGCCCTCCCGGCGATCGGGGCGATCGCCACGGCCGCCGTGCCGGCCGCCCGCCGCACCGCCGCCAAATGGCTGGCGCTGCTCGTCTCGCTCGCCACCCTCGCCCTCGCCGTCGTCGTCCTGGTCCGCTTCGACCCCGTCGGCGACCGCTACCAGCTCACCGAATCGCACTCCTGGATCAAGGACTTCGGGGTGCGGTACGAACTGGGCGTGGACGGCATCGCGGTGGCGCTGATCGCGCTGACCGCCCTGCTCATCCCGTTCGTGATCCTCGCGGGCTGGCACGACGCCGACCCGCTGGAGACCCACAGCAGCCGGTGGCGGCCGACCCAGGGCTTCTTCGCCCTGATCCTCGCCGTCGAGGCGATGGTGATCATCTCTTTCGAGGCCACCGACGTCTTCCTCTTCTACATCTTCTTCGAAGCCATGCTCATCCCGATGTACTTCCTCATCGGCGGCTTCGGGGACCGGGCCCACGCGGGCTCGGACGAACACGCGGCGGCACAGCGTTCGTACGCCGCCGTGAAGTTCCTCCTCTACAACCTGGCCGGCGGCCTGATCATGCTGGCCGCCGTGATCGGCCTCTACGTGGTGGCGGGGAACTTCTCGCTCCAGGAGATCGCCGAGGCCCGGGCCAACGGCTCGCTGGACATGGCGACCAACACCGAACGATGGCTGTTCCTGGGCTTCTTCTTCGCCTTCGCGGTGAAGGCGCCCCTGTGGCCGCTGCACACCTGGCTGCCCAACGCCATGGGGGAGTCCACCGCCCCGGTCGCCGTCCTGATCACCGCGGTGGTCGACAAGGTCGGCACCTTCGCGATGCTGCGCTTCTGCCTCCAGCTCTTCCCGGAGGCCTCGAAGTGGGCGACGCCCGTGATCCTCGTCCTCGCCCTGATCAGCATCGTCTACGGGGCGCTGCTCGCGGTCGGCCAGCGGGACATCAAGCGCCTGGTGGCGTACGCGTCGATCTCCCACTTCGGGTTCATCATCATGGGCATCTTCGCGATGACCAGCCAGGGGCAGTCGGGCGCGACGCTCTACATGGTCAACCACGGGATCTCGACCGCCGCGCTGATGCTGGTGGCCGGCTTCCTGATCACACGGCGCGGCTCGCGTCTGATCGCCGACTACGGAGGGGTGCAGAAGGTCGCCCCGGTGCTCGCGGGCACCTTCCTGATCGGCAGCCTGGCGACGCTGTCGCTGCCGGGACTCGCGCCGTTCGTGAGTGAGTTCCTGGTCCTGATCGGCACGTTCGCGCGCTATCCGGTGATCGGGATCATCGCCACCTTCGGCATCGTCCTCGCCGCGCTCTACACACTCGTCCTCTACCAGCGGACGATGACGGGCCCGGTGAAGCCCGAGGTCTCGGCCATGCCCGACCTCAAGGTGCGCGAGCTCGTGGTGGTCGCCCCGCTGATCGCCCTGCTGATCTTCCTCGGCGTCTACCCGAAGCCCCTCACCGACATCGTCAACCCGGCGGTCAAGCAGACCATGTCCGACGTACACAAGAAGGACCCCAAGCCCGAGGTGGAGGCCGCCAAGTGA
- the nuoL gene encoding NADH-quinone oxidoreductase subunit L, producing the protein MENLIALLVAAPLLGAAVLLCGGRRLDAVGHWIGTVLASASFVIGAILFADMLGKDAEHRALAQHLFSWIPVEGFQADVAFQLDQLSMTFVLLITGVGSLIHVYSIGYMEHDERRRRFFGYLNLFLAAMLLLVLADNYLLLYVGWEGVGLASYLLIGFWQHKPSAATAAKKAFLVNRVGDMGLSIAIMLMFTTFGTFAFGPVLEATGETGEGKLTAIGLMLLLAACGKSAQVPLQSWLGDAMEGPTPVSALIHAATMVTAGVYLIVRSGEIFNAAPDAQLVTTVVGAVTLLFGAIVGCAKDDIKKALAGSTMSQIGYMILAAGLGPIGYVFAIMHLVTHGFFKAGLFLGAGSVMHGMNDEVDMRKYGGLRKHMPVTFVTFGLGYLAIIGFPGLSGFFSKDKIIEAAFAKGGTEGWILGGVALLGAAITAFYMTRVMLMTFFGEKRWQPDEHGHEPHPHESPRSMTIPMIVLAFGSVFAGGFFGVGDRFLHWLEPVTEHAHGHPPIGATTVTLSTMVVLVIGVGLAWLQYGRRPVPVVAPRGSLLTRAARRDLLQDDFNHVVLVRGGEHLTRSLVYVDHTLVDGVVNGTAASMGGLSGRLRKLQNGYARSYAVSMFGGAAILIAATLLMRAV; encoded by the coding sequence GTGGAGAATCTGATTGCGCTGCTGGTGGCAGCGCCTCTGCTCGGAGCGGCCGTACTGCTGTGCGGCGGCAGGCGGCTCGATGCCGTCGGCCACTGGATCGGCACGGTCCTCGCGTCCGCCTCCTTCGTGATCGGCGCGATCCTCTTCGCCGACATGCTGGGCAAGGACGCGGAGCACCGGGCCCTCGCGCAGCACCTGTTCAGCTGGATCCCCGTCGAGGGCTTCCAGGCGGACGTCGCCTTCCAGCTCGACCAGCTGTCGATGACGTTCGTCCTGCTGATCACCGGCGTCGGCTCGCTCATCCACGTGTACTCGATCGGGTACATGGAGCACGACGAGCGCCGCCGCCGCTTCTTCGGCTATCTGAACCTGTTCCTCGCGGCGATGCTGCTGCTCGTCCTCGCCGACAACTACCTGCTGCTGTACGTCGGCTGGGAGGGCGTGGGCCTCGCCTCGTACCTGCTCATCGGCTTCTGGCAGCACAAGCCCAGTGCCGCGACCGCCGCGAAGAAGGCCTTCCTGGTCAACCGCGTCGGCGACATGGGCCTGTCGATCGCCATCATGCTGATGTTCACCACCTTCGGGACCTTCGCCTTCGGGCCGGTCCTGGAGGCCACCGGTGAGACCGGCGAGGGCAAGCTCACCGCCATCGGGCTGATGCTGCTGCTCGCCGCGTGCGGCAAGTCCGCCCAGGTGCCGCTGCAGTCCTGGCTCGGGGACGCGATGGAGGGCCCGACCCCGGTCTCGGCCCTCATCCACGCCGCGACCATGGTGACCGCGGGTGTGTACCTGATCGTCCGCTCCGGGGAGATCTTCAACGCCGCGCCGGACGCCCAGCTCGTCACCACCGTCGTCGGAGCGGTCACGCTCCTGTTCGGTGCGATCGTCGGTTGCGCCAAGGACGACATCAAGAAGGCGCTCGCCGGTTCGACCATGTCGCAGATCGGCTACATGATTCTCGCGGCGGGCCTCGGCCCGATCGGGTACGTCTTCGCGATCATGCACCTGGTGACGCATGGCTTCTTCAAGGCCGGGCTCTTCCTCGGCGCCGGTTCGGTCATGCACGGCATGAACGACGAGGTCGACATGCGCAAGTACGGCGGCCTGCGCAAGCACATGCCCGTCACCTTCGTGACGTTCGGCCTCGGCTACCTCGCCATCATCGGCTTCCCGGGCCTGTCCGGCTTCTTCTCCAAGGACAAGATCATCGAGGCCGCCTTCGCCAAGGGCGGCACCGAGGGCTGGATCCTCGGCGGCGTGGCCCTGCTGGGCGCGGCCATCACCGCGTTCTACATGACGCGCGTGATGCTGATGACGTTCTTCGGCGAGAAGCGCTGGCAGCCGGACGAGCACGGCCACGAGCCGCACCCGCACGAGTCGCCGCGGTCCATGACGATCCCCATGATCGTGCTGGCCTTCGGATCGGTCTTCGCGGGCGGCTTCTTCGGCGTCGGCGACCGCTTCCTGCACTGGCTGGAGCCCGTCACCGAGCACGCGCACGGACACCCGCCGATCGGCGCGACCACCGTCACCCTCTCCACGATGGTCGTGCTCGTCATCGGCGTCGGCCTCGCCTGGCTCCAGTACGGGCGCCGTCCCGTCCCGGTCGTCGCCCCGCGCGGCTCCCTGCTCACCCGGGCCGCCCGCCGCGACCTCCTCCAGGACGACTTCAACCACGTCGTCCTGGTGCGCGGCGGCGAGCACCTCACGCGCTCCCTGGTGTACGTCGACCACACCCTGGTCGACGGGGTCGTCAACGGCACGGCGGCCTCGATGGGCGGTCTGTCCGGACGGCTCCGCAAGCTGCAGAACGGCTACGCGCGCTCGTACGCCGTCTCGATGTTCGGCGGTGCGGCGATCCTCATCGCCGCGACCCTGCTGATGAGGGCGGTCTGA